tttttaaattgaatgttatctggttgccatggcaatgacttaagatgttttatatatatatataaatttagtcacaaacatatctcgattagtaccttaaaattattgaaaatggaatgatgatcatacatgtattctacatttttatcattttttcctttctagagggaaataagctgttgccatggcaacgggttctttgcaacattgtttctttttatttaattcaagtattaccaaggcaacatcaatctgtatcattccaattagttcatgcagaacactcactgtaatatttcccctaaattaattgagtaggtcaaaccttatgcatgtacatataagttaatttttattgtacttttcacctttccataaccttgtcatcactgttgttgtttttaattagatgttatctggttgccatggcaatgacttaagatgttatatttataaatctagtcacaagcatatcccgattagtacctcaaaaatgattgaaaatggactgatgatcatacatgtattctacatttttatcaatatttttacttttctagagggaaataagctgttgccatggcaacgggatctttgcaacattgtttgttttagtttaattcaagcattaccaatgcaacataaatttttatctttataaagaactcctgcagaacactTTCTGTAGTTGTGGTTCAAATGAGGGGGTCAAAACTAAAGCATACAGATTAAGTcaattccagttgatttttccacctgcccattgtcttgtcaaccatgttatttttgtaaatcagttgttatttggttgccatggcaatggcttgagatatgatttatacatctagcaaccaaaatatctttgtttaacactgtaatattaggggaaattaaagataaatcatattctacaacgtttttttaatcaaaattttatttttctggggaaaaacaagccgttgccatggcaacgtaCCAAATGGaactatcttgttgattttgaatgtttctaaattttatatatatttaattagaagcttgaaaattatcattttattcatctatatcatgtttatttaccatttacatgggaatgtatgtcatttttgagaaattattccgttgctatggcaacggccgaaaatggtatttttaaatttacctcccatctttaaaataaatcttacggcatatactaatacttgtgaaagtttcatgctttagtcaaattttgcacaattgttCGGCTAATCCGCTCTACTATACTGTTATGACGAATCTTGAGCAAATagttttataagaataatgcTATGGTCAAACTATGTATTCATCAAGGCGATCAGTGTTCTGTGACGTCTTACTTAGGgtataaagtaatcaaaatcaAGACTCGCTCATGAGCAGGGGAAGCCAAAGTGTTTAAAATTTATGGCtcagttaaaaaaatatcaataagtCTTATTAGTAATAAATAGCATAAGTACTCTTTGTAACACCATgcacttttgtaaataaaaaaattctctgATTCTCCTCCATTCAAGCCCGAAGCATCGTTAGTGTTTCAACAGAAACATCAGGTCATCATATAGCTGCaggtatgaattttttttatttatacatagcGTGACATTTTAGAAACGTGATTTTATCGACTAAATGAATTCAATGTTTGCTCGCATTAATATGTACCAATAATTTCCCTTCGGTATATCAGTGTTCGTTTACAATGTTGCAAGCTTCTTCCTTCGTCGCAGATGGCGTAGTTGCTGATGAAAGCTTCACCAGGGAAAGTTCTCACTCCGTCTTTGAATCAAATTCACAAGACATATAGTACATTGACATATCTAGCACCTACTTCgttaattttttgtattttgctatAAGTTAATGTTGGGATGATAGCAAGGCGTTCCCAAATGATTGAGTTTTATTTCATAATGTATACTTTTCTATCTCCttcattttaatcaattatcagGGATCTCGCGGCCAAACGACGCCATCAAACTTGGCGAAGAATCTATTCCCAATCAAAGGAAAGTGAAGATACCTACTGACCATGCAGTTATTCATGTTGATTCTGATCTTACGAACAAGACTAGTCATGTAGAAAAGCAAGATACCATGGATATGGAACCACTACAGGGATTCGGGATTCCTGATCCCTTTACCATCTTGACAACAACTAACACGGCCTTCAGCGACTTGACTGAGAATTGGTTGGAGAGCTTGCGACGGTTGGAACGTCCCTACAACATTACCCTAATCGCAGAGGACTATGGGGCTTACCAGTACCTCAATGGCCACAAGGACGTCATGGAGTCTTCAAAGCTACGGATCAACCTGAAATTCACGGACCAGAACGTGAGCCATTCTAAAGCTCTTGGGTTCTACACCAAGGAATACATCCAACTCGTCGGGAAACGTCCACATTACATCCTTGACATACTGCGTACGGGAGCTGGTGTCCTCTTTGCTGATGCTGATGCAGTATGGCTGAAAGACCCTGTTCCTCTCATCACCGATACCTACTCAAAGTATGATATATGGGTGGCACTTGGTGAAGGAGGACAAATTCCTTGCCCTTGTTTCATGTACATCAAGCCAAGTCCTAGATCCACAGCAATGGTCAAAGCTTGGCAAGCCAGGATAGAAGATCAACTCAATACAACATCTCCTGAAAATGACCAGGGAGCATTGGACTGGGTTATGCGTAATCATATCCGATATAAGAAGTTACGGGTTAAGAAACTAGACATGACTGCATTTCCGACTGGGCAGTCTATGTTCTTGAAAAAGGGCTGGTACGCAGCTCataagaatgaaatatatgTTGTGCACGCAAATAAGGTCGGCGGATATGCCAAGAAGAAATTCGTATTGAGATGGAAAAAGCTTTGGTTTCTTGGAaaagataaaaaggaaaatgatacTCAACCAAAAATAGATATGTGattaattattattcaaattatagGTCTAGGTCTTAATTCAAATTATAGCTCTAGGTCTTAAAATTAAATATTAAGTCTAATTCATGCAAGTAGAAATAAGCCGTTCATGAAGGCACATTGATATTCTTTGAATTCAATTAGAACTGCTCATTCATGACGTCATAAACAGGCCTAGCTATCAAGAATCATATTCGGTATATTTCATAGTCTTCCTAGTCTTGTACGATTTCGTTTTTCTGCTTTCGCACAAAGGATACTTTGGAGACATTCCAAGGAATGGTggatataaacatgataaatagaGTTGCCATGGATAATGACACAAATTATTCAACTTGATAGGGTCCCTGACACATTAATGAGGCATTGCCAGAAACTCATGTTTAATTGCAAATCAAGCGTGAGtcaaaaatcaaatgtaataGAGTGTTACTTGCAATAACGTCAAGatgtattagaaaaaaaaatgtattttctaaCAGGACCTGtgcttcatttgtttttttcttactttgttcttgaatgaattgaaattttcTTATAATGCCTCCTGCAATCTGATCAGATAATATCCTAcagaaatttcatgtaggcttatctTCTAGCGATATGTTATATGCTACATTTTCCAGAACAATTACAGAATTTTAAAGAAAGATATTGGAGAGTTGAGTAGAGGCAATATTTaggagggaaagaaaaatgaatgtcGTTATGAAGAAATGGGGATGAAAACTTATTATGTTGCAATGAGAAAACACGGACAATGCTAAGATTAACAAATATACTCAACGAATATTGCATTCATGATAATTGGTACCATGTACACGGTAATTAGCAGCCAAAgaaacagtggcgtagctacgggggggggggcacgtacCCCCccgagatttggtgtgccccccaggtgcccccccccccccccagaaaaaaattggcagagcccaaaaaaggggaaaaaaggaaaagaagaagagagaagaaaaaaaagaaagaggaaaataagagaaggaagacgaatgaataaattaatgcgAGGGGAAaactagtaaaaaaaattatttcatgttgCTATATAAACTTGCCTGTTcaatgagattcatatcttgctcaataggctgatatggagcaagttttgaagtcaatatacaaaacatattttagctcggacatcgagctttcattattttttacattaactaatttaagtgctctgtaaaatgttcgttttatggtctacatatcagcattttaagctcacgctgcgtgatcacattgtttgatttgccaagttaatattgtctacgtgtattccataatgttccataaacaaatatattcagccatgcccagattctaggtctaaatctaaaacatccGGGATAGCCTGCATGCATGTTCTTTAAATTATCCTGtgttacatcagaatatcaataattgcttgctcacgcttcacgatcgcattattaataatacccaattaactatatattttttaggtcaaatatatcaattttcttcctctcgcgcttcgcgctcgcatcagttgtttagtaacatacctatcccatttattaatacaaaaagtgcttagaatgaccttttttggtcggaatgtcaaaaaagatttgctcgcgcttcgcactcgctttattgaaatatataccatcTTTGTGGGTAATTGTAAGCAGTCTTTAACCGGGTCCCTTTTCAATAATGCTAGAACAgaatttctgctcgtgcttggcgttcgcagtaaccatctagttacatacaaatcttgttcaggatcacatataacattgcccagaatattaaattttcaggacaaaatacatgaaagtaaaaaaaaattcgctcgctcttcgcgctcacgctttttataaggcttataagattatttcatgtttatgttgttttataagaaaaaaattaagaagtgactgatcggggaataTAGGTAAAGATAATtttgggccccgtcccctattggcgaaagtcggattcgcccttgtgacacatacacacacactggAAAAAATGGccggttccccccccccccccggaaaaaaatcctagctacgccactgcaaaGAAAGTGGTCGcaaatcaaaatgatttttagtGCCTGTCCGAAAAAAAATTAGCTTTGAATTTTTTGTATGAACACAAAGCCTTGAACATTCTAGAAAGCGAAAACATACAATTAAACTCTTTTTAAAAGCTGATTGTACTGTTTCTATTATAATTTCTAGCTCGAAGAATGGTTGTTGTATGGCTGCACGTTGCACGCTGAGAATGATGTCTATCAGTGAGAATATGTGCATGCATGTGGTCCATGGATGCCCAATGAATCTATTGTGTGATATATTATAATAACCATTTCCCGTTTTCAGCTGCTGCTCTCTTATGCTCTCTCTAGCTTTCTCTCTcctttcaaaataaaatctcTCTCGTGAGCTAGGGAAGTGTTTAATGCCATATTCCAACTATGTTATTCCTGCAACTGCACACGCTTGATACGTGCAGGCTTGCATGAGTAAGGGCTCTCATAATTACCTATACTCATTAGCTTTGACGAGTATTTCAACTACGCGATATCGAGGCATCCAAAACAATTCGATGAGCACCTAGGGTAAGCAGAGGCACTGGACTGGtatataaattttcattcaaacaaaGAGTAAGTATGCATATACCTTCATATTGTGATTCCTCGACTGAATGAGTATGATTCAATATTCATATTAATTTCGTGAATATGTTAATGATATCCATAAGGCATATAGGCTATTCATGGTAGAAACCATGCATGCCCACATTCATGTGCGCATGACCTAAAATGTTTTGGATTATTAAAAACGCGACAGCTTTGTCATATTTTGATATGCAGCCAACTGGACTCAATCTGATGAAATGGCTGTTCTGAGTAAATAGATGctatatcatgattattatgacTTAATCATTGTTCACTTATTCATGTTGACATGGAATATATACTAGGTTGAGCCCTGATATACTAAATAGTCTTTCCGTAGCTAAAACTtcacttcatttttatttatacattgtAAAGCTCTTTGATAtggatttcatgaaaatcgcaGTTATAGGCATATTATAATAAAGCTCATGATGGCCTTGAAAATAAGATTcataattgtaatataagtGTATTTTGGTGTATACTGAAATAAAGTGGGAGCGATGAGCATGGAATAATAATTTATGGTAAATGCTAATTAGTTTCTGTTAAAAATGCACGCTTATAGCTCCTATAGTTACTAGGAAACGCGTACCAAGTCCATGAATATTTTAGCACTCGTTCATAATATCAGTATAACCCGCCTAACCCCCAGTATGAAGCACGAAGTATAGTAGTGGATCATGGAGtgttgaaggacaagtccaccctaacaaaaggTTGaatcgaataaaaagagaaaaatccaacatgcataacactgaatatttcatcaaaatctgttgtaaaataagacagttatgacattATAGAATAATGACGTTCAACCATCATACTTACCACTCTGCTCCTTTATTTTATGATCTAAATATTCTCGATATTTTCAAACACTACCAATATTTGATAGGAGTATTTATGCACGATTTAATCAATAATCGGTTGCCACatagttttattgattatttttcatttatagatCATCCTTAGAAtacaagaaatagagaaaagagaaatgttaatcttgagaaaaataataccaatttgggaaaacaatcaatttcattttctggtccTACTTTATGGAATCTCCTGCCAAGTAATATTAGAAACACCCCCAGTCGTAAGACATTTAGCAAATCGTTAAAATTAATGCTACTGGGAGATTATAATTAATTTGGTATGGTAAAATACtgcctgaaaacaaataattctatgTAAAGATTTTGTGGATAattaagatgtttttttttcttgtaaatagtgtaaatagtgaaaatatgttcactgaaaatgataattagcataatgtaatatggctcagtcaagtttgtcaaatatgtaaaaaaaaatatgtataattcaaaaattaacaaCAACTGCTTTCCGTTTTGGAAAGCAGTTTTGAAACTGACAATATGCCaccctgtataaataaaactacaaataaataaattaataaaaaccaaaagaaatagtgagtgaaggacatcatcgactgtctcattttggatgtcactgaattgtgcatatcactgttttgtgaaaaataagcgaaactttaaaacgtcatgtataactttttttattttaaatccgattttgatgaaattttcagtgttatgcttgtattatttctctcttcttatttgaatcaactttttgttggggtggacttgtcctttaatggtTTCAAGTAATACAAGTGATCTGAATCGCATGTTGGTTTCGCATCCAGTTCCTTTCATGAAAGatcaaattgaaaatatcaagttATAGGCTTTATATTCATGTCACAACTACCAAACCAGTCACATGctgacagacagacagacaaagaGAATACCATAATAcaatcggtcggtttggagtccgTTTCGCGAGTGTGACTGATCCGAATGCAACATCAATCAAAATAGACATAAAAAACGATTTAAGCagggtatttttttcttcaagaggtcaaggggttcaattttgactCAACACCAGTTGATTCGAATGAAAACTGTAACATCAAACAAGTATGATGATGTATggtgcaaaataaaaaaagtgtaaaaataaaaaaatgaatcattctcGAGAACTAATCTCAGGTGACAACTCCCACCGGAGAACAATATCCCCCACTCCCTGGCAGACAACGCCCCCACCGAGAATGCCCCcacccagtggcgtaactacggggggcacgtgccccccccccaatcggctggccaaaaaaaaacggggaaaaggagaaaagagggaaaaaaggaagagaaacgtaatgggggaaagaagaaattgttgtttatcatagtgttatatcatattatgttatataacataagaagcattttttcacaactttatgaaacattatttgcttaattgtgtcttcattgttcctggtgctcgcatagactttttaacgagatatatagacctgtactaaagcctcccgttttcaaatcaatatacaacaaaataatatatttcctcgcaattagagttattattgttttaagtagtgatatattcttctttttcatgactactgaaagttattgccctattttaaggtcttaatataaaacatttcctgtccatgctaacgttcgcattagtggattggtgagatttctgctcttcatgaactcctaaaatcagtccttataatgtcaatttttctgatctgaatatcaaaaaattttagctcgcgcttcgcgctcgcatcatttggttagtgaaatacgtggggtcttagtgaattcctgcaaacaagccttggaatgcccctcttcatgtctgaatttcctagattttcagctcgcgcttcgcgctcgcagtatttcattagtgagatgcgtataataatcatgattacaatgacttcaaaaagtgctccatgtgttttgatgtaattctaacaaaatcagcaagcgcttggcactcgcattagatgactatggtgagatatgtatactctgacttaatggattcgtaactatagtccttaaaatatccatgtttgtggtcaatatatacaaaaatttcagctcgcgcttcgcgctcgcaccatttggttagtcaaatacgtagggtcttagagaattcctacaaacaacccttagaatgcccctcttcaggtctatatttcctcaattttcagctcgcgcttttgcgcttgcatgcagtatttgattagtaagatgcgtatgataatcatgattacatgactacaaaaggtgcttcatgactgtgtttagatgtaattctaacaaaatcagcaaaggatggcaatagcattagatgactatggtgagatatttatactcttaatggattctaaaatataatccttaaaatttccttgtttagggtcagtatacacaaaaaatttttgctcgcgctccgcactcgcattgtttgtttagcgagacagttaagtatcatgattacaaaacaattcgcttataatgtcaatttttagccctcaatatcaaaaattttcagctcgcgcttcgcgttcgcattatttaatcagtgagagatccgtttgatggcactgcatgttttaaaatatctctattaggtcagtatacctgacaactgcgggcgcttcgcgcgctccctaggtgacccgaaatttttgctggtgctccccaatgccgtgacccacggtacgccactgcccccACCCCTCCAGATATATACCTTTCCCAGCAATTTACTATGATTCGGTCAGAGACAACTCCAATTCCAATCGAAGGACTTCCCTTCATGATTAAATTACTACCCTAGGTGATGACTCCAGCATTATTAATTCACTGGGACGATTCTCCATCCAATTTCTCCTCGtatatacaaaatttatcaCACTGAATGGAACAGAGATGAACTTATTCATAGATTATTTTGAAACCAATATTATCCAGGTGTCGTATAGAAACAATAAAAGGCCAATCAGAAGGCAGAATCTTGTATATTTTGGGGTAAGAATTTTTGCACCTGCAGGAGACGGGATCCaaaatgacaagcaaacaaagaaatatcATCACTCCTTAATTGCTATTGGAACCAGTGAGGAAGGAGTCCATCGCGCTATAATGGACAAGACAGTGCACGCAAGCTGTGGAGTTTAAGCGTCCAACGCATAGAGATACCTACGAAAGGACAAAATTATATGATCGACATTGTGTTCCAAAAAGCTAATCTACATAACTACTTTTAAAATGTGGACCAATTTTGGAAGAGAAAAATCATAACCCGATGATGAGAATGGGTACCGAAGTACAAACCAAGGGTGGAAGGAGACCGATCCAATACAAAACATTTACCGACCTATCAAACCTTTTCTTTTAATCTAAGCTAATTCATAAACTGGTTGATAGGACTCattatagaaaatgaaataaatgaggTCGAGAAGATCACAGATTGACAGAATAGATACAGAtacagtacactgtaaaaactgtggtgttaaaactgacaccaatcggtgttaatagaggaccacaccctgaggtgctAAAATTACACCCCATgcagagattaaacataacaccaaagattataaatgtaacaacaaaagatgttgtaataacacctataggggtaaaactaacaccaccaatttaacaccggtgtaaaataactggtgtggtcctctatgtacaccggttaacaccacagtttttgctgtgtacatacCAAAAGCTTGGGGCCATCttcagatttaaaagaaaatcatacaaaaaactGAATTCTGCATGTATTGATACTGAATGTGCTAGCTATGGCTGTTCAGTCACATCACACATACATTTTTCAACCTGTTTTGACTGCTTTTCTGTCAAACCCCAGTCGGtttcataattcaaattttatgcatacctttaaactttaaaggtatgtataaaatttgaatgtaaatatttattttggacAACCAGAAAGCCTGTCAGATGCTTGTCCGACATAGCAATAAATGATATATGTCAACCTGTGGACTGTCAACGTCCCTGAAACGTCGAGATTTCTCTCCAGTTCCTGCTCTACAAGTTACAACTTCACTTAGCCAACTCTAGCCAGCCTTCTCTCATCTACCCAATCTTTTCTCTTCCTCCAACATGTCCAACTCAAACAGCCTTCTATACTCTAGTCTCTCACCCTGCCCACTTCTCAAACTTTCCGCTCTTCCTGGTTTACAATCCTAAAGATACTctgctttctttttctcttccacCTCTATCCACACGGTGTCACCGATTGTTTATGCTACCAAGCAAACATCTGCTAGAATCAAGTTTGCATTGTTGCTATGTCAGACAAGCCTTTGACAAACTTTCAGGTTGTAAAAACAACCTTTActtgaaatatattcaaattttaatgcATACCTGTAAAGATCATATAGTATGCATAAGATAtgaacacagcaaaaactgtggtgttaaccggtgtacataaaggaccacaccagttattttacaccggtgtcaaattggtggtgttagttttacaactATAGgttttattacaacacctatggttgttacatttacactctttggtgttatgttcaatctctagggtgtaattttaacacctcaaggtgtggtcctctattaacaccaattggtgtcagttttaacaccacagtttttacagtgaataaAGTGACTGGAGTTTGAGAGTAGTGCAATAAAAACCTGTTGGAAGCAGGCTTGTGTGATGTTGCATAGCCCATTCAGTATCAACCCATGCTTATTATGCAGAATGCAGTTTTATGTATGATTATCTTATAAATCTGAGGGTGGCTCCAAACTTTTGGCCTGTACTgtagatgaatagatagattaacacatttatgtttagagagagatagagatttatcaataaatgaaaaattatcgACTAGTAAAATTCcaaaatgagtaaaaaaaaaaaaagataaaccaCTGCCTATTTTACTCACTCATCCAACTCAACATCAGCAAGttgaataaagaaaaggaaattaattaaaGAACAGTATATGCAGATCCTGGATATCCAGATAATTTCTTCACACCCGGATGTGTAAGTGGTATAGGTCAGGGGGGTTATATCCGTGAATGTTGTCGAGGTAATTCTGAATTCAAATTTCAGGACTATGATCAACATGATTTCCTGAGGAAGTTATAACCGGGATAACCACATTTTACAGTTAAGGTCACACGATGATATACTAAATATATTATCACTGATATCACTTTTTTATGCAGCTTTTTTTTAAGGGCGAAGTTGTGTTTAGGCAGCTGAAATTcatataatttgaatatttcaaacttcaaatattaaaatgcatataaGTACGCTGtaaatatggtaaaaaaaaatgaagcgcTTGTATGGTGACTGCACTGTAtataagtgctaaattagcacttcatttttttttctacagtgTAACAtataacaactttttttttcattcatataaaCATTTACTTTCTTCCGCTTCcccaaaatttcacaaaattcagcTTGTCATAAAAAGATAGGCCTGGCTTGTTTACAGAAGACGTTATTGGATACAAACTTGAATCATGATCGATTCAAATTTCGCTCAGTAGGTTTTCTTCTCCGGTTAGAATTCTTTGCAAACATAAAATGTACGAAATTGTGAAAATTCATGATCTTGTacgcaaatgatttttttcctttgacttttaatattttttttgttctttcttggACCCTGTAATATAATGATAGTATAGTGATTAGTCCGATTTCTACGATTTATATGCATTGAAAATGATTGAATAGTTGATTATGATGAACTGGTTTAAATTTACCAGCATTGTGCGTGGATGATTTTATCTATTATTGAAATAAACCTCATGTTGAACGAGCTCTCTATTGGTAAAACATACCCAGTAATCCAAAGAAGCataacaatatttgaaaattataattttatattacCGACAGgttaagaaataaatttcatgaattttgaaattccaaaatataaagttaaaagaaaatattttaaataagcaATAATGTTTTAATAATGTCGGTAGGATGGCATTTGGTTGCTTTCTTTGAAATGTTGtcacagaaaaaataataaaaaggggGCCTATAAAACTCCCTGTGGTACCCTTCTTTCTCCATGATGAAAATCCTGGCGCCTTCTAAATCAGCAGGTTAATGTGAGTTTTAGTATTGATAGCTAATTGAAATATAATACAACGTTTCACAGTCTTGTAGTCACAGAATTAAAATAAACATCCCAGACTCTctacgagggggggggggattgatgatgcccccccccctcataatGGGGGCGTCGTGGTATAGTGGTTACGACtttcgtctttcaatctgaaggacgttGGTATGATTCCAAGccatgcacagcaaaaactgtggtgttaactggtgtacatagaggaccacaccagttattttacaccggtgttaaattggtggtgttagttttacacctataggtttT
This genomic window from Lytechinus variegatus isolate NC3 chromosome 10, Lvar_3.0, whole genome shotgun sequence contains:
- the LOC121423212 gene encoding UDP-D-xylose:L-fucose alpha-1,3-D-xylosyltransferase MGP4-like; the protein is MVSSGKRGVRRNLFSTRNSSLTSPWSTNKTHTALFTMLAAFIGGQILLTGVFLMRAAPPCDCRCQWRPDLEMTKAKAARSIVSVSTETSGHHIAAGISRPNDAIKLGEESIPNQRKVKIPTDHAVIHVDSDLTNKTSHVEKQDTMDMEPLQGFGIPDPFTILTTTNTAFSDLTENWLESLRRLERPYNITLIAEDYGAYQYLNGHKDVMESSKLRINLKFTDQNVSHSKALGFYTKEYIQLVGKRPHYILDILRTGAGVLFADADAVWLKDPVPLITDTYSKYDIWVALGEGGQIPCPCFMYIKPSPRSTAMVKAWQARIEDQLNTTSPENDQGALDWVMRNHIRYKKLRVKKLDMTAFPTGQSMFLKKGWYAAHKNEIYVVHANKVGGYAKKKFVLRWKKLWFLGKDKKENDTQPKIDM